Genomic DNA from Acuticoccus sp. MNP-M23:
CCCCCTGTCTGTTGGGGGCAACTGCGCTGTTGGCTCATGCGGCGAGGTGCGTACCGGAGGGCAGCATCGCGTTGAGGATGACGAGGAGCTGAGGGTTGGGACGTGTCGTGAAGCGGTGAGCGCGGCG
This window encodes:
- a CDS encoding transposase, translating into MASLAGLAPHTRESGTWRGARRIWGGHRKVREALYIAALTASRHVPTLSSSSSSTRCCPPVRTSPHEPTAQLPPTDRG